A single genomic interval of Paracoccus contaminans harbors:
- a CDS encoding RNA pyrophosphohydrolase, which produces MIGEHAPAGDLGPAGLPYRPCAGVVLVNHQGRIFAGHRIDNPADAWQMPQGGIDEGEAPRAAALRELFEETGIPAALCEIVAEAPDWLRYDLPPELVGKMWKGRFGGQIQKWYLVRFTGTDDQIDIATQHPEFDAWRWMTPAEIAARIVPFKRAVYDQVFAAFRDHLAAD; this is translated from the coding sequence ATGATCGGGGAACACGCGCCGGCCGGCGATCTCGGCCCGGCCGGGCTGCCCTATCGCCCCTGCGCGGGCGTGGTGCTGGTCAACCATCAGGGGCGCATCTTTGCCGGCCACCGCATCGACAACCCGGCCGATGCCTGGCAGATGCCGCAGGGCGGCATCGACGAGGGCGAGGCGCCCCGCGCCGCCGCCCTGCGCGAGCTGTTCGAGGAAACCGGCATCCCCGCCGCGCTGTGCGAGATCGTGGCCGAGGCGCCGGACTGGCTGCGCTATGACCTGCCGCCCGAGCTGGTGGGCAAGATGTGGAAGGGCCGCTTTGGCGGACAGATCCAGAAATGGTATCTGGTGCGCTTTACCGGCACGGATGACCAGATCGACATCGCCACCCAGCATCCCGAATTTGACGCCTGGCGCTGGATGACCCCGGCCGAGATCGCGGCCAGGATCGTGCCTTTCAAGCGGGCGGTGTATGATCAGGTCTTTGCCGCCTTCCGCGACCATCTGGCGGCGGACTGA